AACTCGGCGGACCCCCGTGAGGCGGGCCGCAAGGGTGCGCAGGCACAGCCCACCGAGGCCAAGATCCGAGGCGGCGAACACAGCCGCAGCGGCGGCAACTGACCTTCAGTGACGGATACGAGCGCCGGGTGGCACGCGCCGCCCGGCGCTCGTCGCTCTCTCATCGGGGAGGGCACGCCGCGCGGCGGCGGGAGCATACTTGGATGCGTGATGGCTATGGACGAAATGACCCCGGAGACCGCGGCGAGCGTGATCGCCAAGGTCGTGGGTGCCGGTCGTCCGCAAACGACGGGCACCTTCCGATTCCGCTACGCGGACCAGCGCTGGGAGTGGTCCGACGAGGTCGCCGTCCTGCACGGCTACGCGCCCGGCAGCGTCACGCCGACCACCGAGCTGCTGCTCTCGCACAAGCATCCCGAAGACCGCGAACAGGTCGCGGGCACCATCGACAACGCGGTGCGCCGCGCCGAGCCGTTCTGTAGCCGTCACCGCATCATCGACACCTCCGGCCGGGTCCGTGAGGTGATCGTGCTCGGCGACGCCATGACCGACGACGCGGGCAACACCGTCGGCACCACCGGCTACTACATCGACCTCACCGAAGCCATGAACGCCGAGCGCCGCGAGGTGCTCGACGAGACCCTGCCGGAGCTGGTGCGCTCCCGCGCGGTCATCGAACAGGCCAAAGGCGTGCTGATGCGCATGTACCGCATCAACGCCGATCAGGCGTTCCGGGTGCTGCAATGGCGTTCCCAGGAGACCAACGTCAAACTCCGCACGCTCGCCGAGCGCCTCATCGCCGAGCTCGACACCCTGCCCCCGGTGACCCCGGAGACCCAGACGGCGTTCGACCACCTGCTGTTGACCCTGCACGACCGCATGCCGGAGCAGAACTGACCGACCGGCCGGTGTGGCCGAGATCGCTGTTCTGGTTGGCGGCGCGCCCGCTGGGTAAGCCCGATCGTGACACGGACCGACGACCGGAAAGGCATGAGCGATGCCCCAGCCAATCACCAGCACCCTCGATTCCGAGCAGCAGCGCATCGCGGGTGAGGCGTTGCGCAACACGGTGGTGGACCTGATCGACCTGTCGCTGATCGCCAAGCAGGCGCACTGGAACGTGATCGGCCAGAACTTCCGTTCCGTGCACCTGGCGCTGGACGAACTGGTCACCGCCGCCCGCGACTTCACCGACGCGGCCGCCGAGCGGGCCACCGCCGTCGGTGTCAGCCCGGACGGCCGCGCCGCGACGGTGGCGCAGAACTCGGGCGCCACCGGCATCGGCGACGGCTGGCTCGAGGACCGCGCCGTCATCGAGACCATCGTGGAGAACCTGTCCGCGGTGATCGCGCGGCTGCGCGAGCGGATCGACGCCACCGAGAAGGCCGACCCGGTGACCCAGGATCTGTTCATCGAGATCGCGGCCCGCCTGGAACAGCTGCACTGGATGTGGCAGGCCCAGGTGGCCTCGGCCTGACGGCCGGGCCGCGTGGATTCGCACGGTAGCCGCGGAGGACTGTTGCCGGGCAGCGGAATGGTGCGCTGGCGGCGCACCCGGTACGGCGAGTGCACGGTGCTCCGGCCGGCGGGCGTGCTGGACGTCGAGTCGTATCGCCGCTTCGGCGACGACCTGGTCAAATTCGCGGTGGAGGAGCCGCGTGCGCTGATCGTCGCGCTGGACGACCTGGTGCTGGGCGGTAGTTCGATGCTCACCGCGTTCTCCGCCGCCCGGGCGCGGGTCCGCGAGTGGCCGGGCGTACCGATCCTGTTGGTGGTCGCCGAGGAGGCGGACCGGCGGGCGGTGCGCGCGGCCCTGCCGCAGACCGTGCCGGTGGTCGGCAGAGTGCCCGCCGCCGCGCAGGCCGTCGAACCGCCGTCCCGGCAGCGCAGCGAGCGGCTCGCCTTGTATCCGGACATCGCCTCGCCCGGCCGGGCGAGGCGGTTCCTGCGCGAGCTGTGCCGGGCGTGGGGTGTCGAGCACGCCGAGGCCGACGCCGAACTGGTGGTCACCGAGTTGGTGGAGAACGCGCTGGTGCACGGCCGCGGCGACCTCGACCTGCGGGTGGAACTGCGGCCGGACGCGCTGACCGTCGCGGTGGCCGACGCCGATCCGCACGCCGCCGTGCTGCGGGAGGCACCGCCGGGCCGGATGCGCAGGCACGGCCTGCACGCCGTCGCCGCGATCGCGCGCGCGTGGGGGTGTGCGCCGCGCTGGCCGTCCGGGAAGGTGGTGTGGGCCTCGCTGCCGATCGCGGTCGCGCCCGGCCTGCTGCGCAAGCGCTGAGCGCCGCCGTACCCGACCGGGTTTTGGGTCCCGGTCCCAGTGGTCCGGTGCCCGCCCTGGTAACCGGCACAATCTTTGCCCCGCCGGGTTCCGCGCACCGGCGGCGGTGTCGTTCACTCGAGGTGGTCGACTCGGGGTCTGGTGGTCAGCGGTCCGGGGCTCGGGAATCGGGCCGGAGGACGGTCGGCGCGGGACTGACGGGGAAAGCGAGGTGCACGGTGATCGGATCGGGTTCGGGGACCAGGCGCGGCGCCACCGCGGTGCTGATCGCGCTCGCCCTGCTCCTCGCCGGAGCGGCCCCCGCGGCGGCCGCCCCGGCCAGCGGCGGACAGCAGTCGCTCGCCCGCATCACCGAGATCCGGCCGGAGAACGACCGCCTGCTCGATCTCGAGATCCACTCGCCGGCGATGGACAGCACCACCAGGGTGCTGCTGTTGCGCGCCCCCGATCCCGACCGCCCGGCACCCACGCTCTACCTGCTCAACGGCGCCTCCGGCCACGTCGACGGCAGCTGGCACGACCGCACCGACTACCAGCGGTTCTTCGCCGACAAACAGGTCAACGTGGTGATCCCGCTCGGCGGCGCGGGCAGCTACTTCACCGACTGGCGCGCCGAGGACCCGGTGCTGGGCAGGCAGCGCTGGGCGACCTTCCTCACCGAGGAGTTGCCCCCGCTGCTCGACGAGCACTTCCACGGCTCGGGTGCCAACGCCGTCGCCGGCGTCTCGATGTCGGGCACGTCGGTGTTCCAGCTCGCGCTCGCCGCGCCCGGGCTC
This sequence is a window from Nocardia farcinica. Protein-coding genes within it:
- a CDS encoding PAS and ANTAR domain-containing protein codes for the protein MDEMTPETAASVIAKVVGAGRPQTTGTFRFRYADQRWEWSDEVAVLHGYAPGSVTPTTELLLSHKHPEDREQVAGTIDNAVRRAEPFCSRHRIIDTSGRVREVIVLGDAMTDDAGNTVGTTGYYIDLTEAMNAERREVLDETLPELVRSRAVIEQAKGVLMRMYRINADQAFRVLQWRSQETNVKLRTLAERLIAELDTLPPVTPETQTAFDHLLLTLHDRMPEQN
- a CDS encoding Dps family protein — its product is MPQPITSTLDSEQQRIAGEALRNTVVDLIDLSLIAKQAHWNVIGQNFRSVHLALDELVTAARDFTDAAAERATAVGVSPDGRAATVAQNSGATGIGDGWLEDRAVIETIVENLSAVIARLRERIDATEKADPVTQDLFIEIAARLEQLHWMWQAQVASA
- a CDS encoding ATP-binding protein; protein product: MPGSGMVRWRRTRYGECTVLRPAGVLDVESYRRFGDDLVKFAVEEPRALIVALDDLVLGGSSMLTAFSAARARVREWPGVPILLVVAEEADRRAVRAALPQTVPVVGRVPAAAQAVEPPSRQRSERLALYPDIASPGRARRFLRELCRAWGVEHAEADAELVVTELVENALVHGRGDLDLRVELRPDALTVAVADADPHAAVLREAPPGRMRRHGLHAVAAIARAWGCAPRWPSGKVVWASLPIAVAPGLLRKR
- a CDS encoding alpha/beta hydrolase, with amino-acid sequence MIGSGSGTRRGATAVLIALALLLAGAAPAAAAPASGGQQSLARITEIRPENDRLLDLEIHSPAMDSTTRVLLLRAPDPDRPAPTLYLLNGASGHVDGSWHDRTDYQRFFADKQVNVVIPLGGAGSYFTDWRAEDPVLGRQRWATFLTEELPPLLDEHFHGSGANAVAGVSMSGTSVFQLALAAPGLYRAIGSFSGCVRTSDPQGQVMVNAVVASHRGNPVNMWGPPTDPTWRANDPYLHADRLRGTAIYISSGSGLPGPLDNPAAVGGDPMQLGYQLLFGAPLEAVTGMCTRQLRDRLQELRIPATVDLRPTGTHAWGYWQEDLHKAWPMFEAALSE